The following are encoded in a window of Streptococcus pasteurianus genomic DNA:
- a CDS encoding dihydroorotate dehydrogenase, whose product MSENRLAVSLPGLDLKNPIIPASGCFGFGQEYAKYYDLDKLGSIMIKATTKDARFGNPTPRVAETPSGMLNAIGLQNPGVDVVLAEKLPWLAQHYPELPIIANVAGFSNDEYAYVSEKISKASNVKAIELNISCPNVDHGNHGLLIGQVPELAYAAVKASVEHSDVPVYVKLTPSVADITTVAKAVEEAGATGFTMINTLVGMRFDLKTRKPIIANGTGGMSGPAVFPVALKLIRQVAQSTDLPIIGMGGVDSAEAAIEMMIAGASAIGVGTANFADPYACPNIIDRLPEVMDKYGIENLETLRCEVRQELRGK is encoded by the coding sequence ATGTCAGAAAATCGTTTAGCGGTCAGTCTCCCAGGGCTTGACTTGAAAAATCCAATTATCCCAGCATCAGGTTGTTTTGGCTTCGGTCAAGAATATGCTAAATATTACGATTTAGATAAGCTTGGCTCAATCATGATTAAAGCAACAACCAAAGATGCTCGTTTTGGAAATCCAACACCGCGTGTGGCTGAAACGCCGTCAGGAATGTTAAATGCTATTGGTTTGCAAAATCCAGGTGTGGATGTTGTTTTGGCTGAAAAGCTACCGTGGTTAGCGCAACATTATCCAGAATTGCCGATTATTGCCAATGTTGCGGGCTTTTCAAATGATGAGTATGCTTATGTGTCTGAAAAGATTTCAAAAGCTTCAAATGTTAAAGCTATCGAGCTTAATATTTCTTGTCCTAACGTTGACCATGGTAATCATGGTTTATTGATTGGACAAGTGCCAGAATTGGCTTATGCAGCAGTAAAAGCGAGTGTTGAGCATTCTGATGTGCCAGTTTATGTTAAATTAACACCGAGCGTGGCTGATATCACAACAGTTGCTAAGGCTGTTGAAGAAGCTGGTGCAACAGGATTTACCATGATTAATACTTTGGTTGGTATGCGATTTGATTTGAAAACTCGTAAGCCAATTATTGCTAACGGTACTGGTGGCATGAGCGGTCCAGCGGTTTTTCCAGTAGCTCTAAAACTCATTCGTCAAGTGGCGCAAAGTACGGATTTGCCAATCATCGGTATGGGTGGTGTGGATTCGGCAGAAGCTGCTATTGAAATGATGATTGCTGGCGCATCAGCGATTGGCGTTGGAACAGCTAATTTTGCAGATCCATATGCTTGTCCAAATATTATTGACCGTTTGCCAGAAGTGATGGATAAATACGGCATTGAAAATCTTGAAACCTTACGATGTGAGGTTAGGCAAGAATTACGTGGAAAATAA
- the pyrF gene encoding orotidine-5'-phosphate decarboxylase, producing the protein MHESRPIIALDFPSFDDVKSFLALFPADEKLYVKIGMELYYAAGPEIVRYVKSLGHSVFLDLKLHDIPNTVKSAMRVLSNLGVDMTNVHAAGGVEMMKAAREGLGQGPKLIAVTQLTSTSDEQMKADQNIQTSLVESVLHYAKKANEAGLDGVVCSAREVAVIKDTTSEDFVCLTPGIRPAGAAVGDQKRVMTPSQASAIGSSYIVVGRPITKADDPVAAYKAIYDEWNA; encoded by the coding sequence ATGCACGAAAGTCGTCCGATTATTGCTCTTGATTTTCCGTCATTTGATGATGTGAAATCATTTCTTGCTTTGTTCCCTGCTGATGAAAAACTTTATGTTAAGATTGGTATGGAGCTATACTATGCAGCAGGACCAGAAATTGTCCGTTATGTTAAATCACTTGGACATTCTGTTTTTCTAGATTTAAAATTACATGACATTCCAAATACAGTCAAATCAGCTATGCGTGTGTTATCAAATCTTGGTGTCGATATGACTAATGTTCATGCTGCTGGTGGCGTTGAAATGATGAAAGCAGCGCGTGAAGGTCTTGGACAAGGTCCGAAACTAATCGCGGTAACACAGTTAACGTCAACGTCAGACGAACAGATGAAGGCTGATCAAAATATCCAAACAAGCTTAGTGGAATCTGTTTTGCATTATGCTAAGAAAGCAAACGAAGCTGGTCTTGATGGTGTGGTTTGTTCAGCACGTGAGGTTGCAGTTATTAAAGACACAACTTCTGAAGATTTCGTTTGCTTGACACCAGGTATTCGTCCTGCGGGAGCTGCTGTCGGTGATCAAAAACGTGTAATGACCCCAAGTCAAGCTAGTGCCATTGGCTCAAGCTATATTGTTGTTGGACGCCCAATTACAAAAGCGGATGATCCTGTTGCGGCTTACAAAGCCATTTACGATGAATGGAATGCTTAG
- a CDS encoding inorganic diphosphatase, which translates to MRQSYTAVIDRPIGYQDRYGNNYPINYDYIPNLIGGDGEWQDVYIISENISAPLEVFEGELVAISHRADDVETKWILITAGELVTYDQIKQATHFLEQYFTSTIELL; encoded by the coding sequence ATGAGGCAATCTTACACAGCGGTTATTGATAGACCAATCGGTTATCAAGATAGATACGGGAATAACTATCCAATCAATTATGATTACATTCCAAATCTGATTGGAGGTGACGGTGAGTGGCAAGATGTCTATATTATTTCAGAGAATATCTCAGCTCCCCTAGAAGTATTCGAAGGGGAATTAGTAGCCATTAGTCATCGTGCTGATGATGTGGAGACTAAATGGATTTTAATAACCGCTGGTGAACTAGTTACTTATGACCAAATAAAACAAGCAACCCATTTTTTAGAACAATATTTTACATCAACCATTGAGTTATTATAG